From a single Thalassospira sp. ER-Se-21-Dark genomic region:
- a CDS encoding isoprenyl transferase, with product MAVLSSQTQPSDAPCVPRHVAIIMDGNGRWARGRGRPRTMGHRAGVDAVRRTIEAAGELGIEYLTLYGFSTENWKRPESEVSDLMGLLRLFVKRELSTLHKNGIKIRIIGDRSRFADDIRELLAKAEDQTRDNTRLNLTIALSYGARAEITQAVRDIAAKVAAGELSADEITEDLIEQNLSTAGIPDPDLLIRTSGEQRISNFLLWQSAYTEFIFEDVLWPDFDRSHLEKAIDNFAGRERRFGAVI from the coding sequence ATGGCTGTGCTTTCTTCGCAAACTCAACCTTCAGATGCGCCCTGTGTGCCGCGTCATGTTGCCATCATCATGGATGGCAACGGGCGCTGGGCGCGCGGGCGTGGCCGACCGCGGACGATGGGGCATCGCGCTGGTGTGGATGCCGTCCGTCGCACCATCGAAGCCGCAGGCGAACTCGGGATCGAGTATCTGACGCTTTATGGCTTCTCGACCGAGAACTGGAAGCGTCCGGAAAGCGAAGTCAGCGATCTGATGGGGTTGCTGCGCCTGTTTGTGAAGCGCGAATTATCAACTTTGCACAAAAATGGTATCAAAATTCGCATCATCGGTGATCGTTCGCGTTTTGCTGATGATATCCGTGAACTTCTGGCCAAAGCCGAAGATCAAACACGCGATAATACGCGCCTGAACCTGACGATTGCGCTGAGCTACGGCGCGCGTGCTGAAATCACGCAGGCTGTGCGCGATATTGCCGCCAAGGTTGCCGCAGGCGAACTGTCCGCCGACGAGATTACCGAAGACCTGATCGAACAAAACTTGTCGACAGCCGGTATTCCGGACCCGGATCTTCTGATCCGAACCAGCGGCGAACAGCGGATCAGCAACTTCTTGCTCTGGCAGTCGGCCTATACTGAATTCATCTTTGAAGATGTGCTTTGGCCGGACTTTGATCGCAGCCACCTTGAAAAAGCTATCGATAATTTTGCCGGGCGGGAGCGGCGTTTTGGTGCCGTCATCTGA
- the tsf gene encoding translation elongation factor Ts: MAITAALVKELRETTGAGMMDCKKALSETDGNLEAAVDWLRTKGLAAAAKKAGRVAAEGLVAVAVDGTKGAVVELNSETDFVSRNEDFQKFVGEIANQAVAANGDIDALKAAAYPGTSRNVEEQVTHMIATIGENMSLRRSAGLAVDKGVVASYVHSAVATDLGKIGVLVALESEADAGVLEGLGKQIAMHIAATNPASATVDDLDPELVEREKAVLTEQAKESGRPAEIIEKMIEGRIRKYYEQVVLVEQTFVIDGENKVKTVIENAAKEAGKPITLKGFVRFELGEGIEREEKDFAAEVAEQLNK; the protein is encoded by the coding sequence ATGGCTATTACCGCTGCTCTCGTTAAAGAGCTTCGCGAAACCACCGGCGCTGGCATGATGGATTGCAAAAAAGCGCTGTCCGAAACCGATGGTAACCTTGAAGCAGCTGTTGACTGGCTGCGCACCAAAGGTCTTGCTGCTGCTGCCAAGAAAGCTGGCCGTGTTGCTGCCGAAGGTCTGGTTGCTGTTGCAGTTGACGGCACCAAAGGTGCAGTTGTCGAGCTGAACTCCGAGACCGACTTCGTTTCGCGTAACGAAGACTTCCAGAAATTTGTTGGCGAAATCGCAAATCAGGCGGTTGCTGCTAACGGCGATATCGATGCCCTCAAAGCTGCTGCTTACCCGGGTACCTCGCGTAACGTCGAAGAGCAGGTCACGCACATGATCGCCACCATCGGCGAAAACATGTCGCTGCGTCGCTCGGCTGGTCTGGCTGTAGACAAAGGTGTTGTTGCTTCCTACGTTCACTCCGCTGTTGCCACTGATCTGGGTAAGATCGGTGTTCTGGTTGCGCTTGAATCCGAAGCAGACGCTGGCGTTCTCGAAGGCCTTGGCAAACAGATCGCGATGCACATCGCTGCAACCAACCCGGCATCGGCAACCGTTGATGATCTTGATCCGGAACTGGTAGAGCGTGAAAAAGCTGTTCTGACCGAACAGGCCAAAGAATCCGGCCGTCCGGCAGAAATCATCGAAAAGATGATCGAAGGTCGTATCCGTAAATATTACGAGCAGGTTGTTCTGGTTGAACAGACCTTCGTGATTGACGGTGAAAACAAAGTCAAAACCGTGATTGAGAACGCTGCCAAAGAAGCTGGCAAGCCGATCACCCTTAAGGGCTTTGTGCGCTTCGAACTCGGTGAAGGCATCGAACGCGAAGAAAAAGACTTTGCTGCCGAAGTTGCTGAGCAGCTGAACAAATAA
- the pyrH gene encoding UMP kinase yields the protein MAENGPLKFRRVLLKLSGEGLLGKQQYGIDPETVDRIASEIKAVHDMGAEVCMVIGGGNIFRGVKGASQGMERATADYMGMLATIMNALAVQNALERHGVQTRVQSAIPMSSVCEPYVRRRAVRHMEKGRVVIFAAGTGNPFFTTDTAAALRAVEMGCDALLKGTQVDGVYTADPKTDPTAERYDSLTYMEVLSKDLRVMDASAISLARENDIPVIVFSLHNPGAFADVVSAKGTFTIISNGD from the coding sequence ATGGCAGAAAACGGCCCATTGAAGTTTCGTCGCGTCCTTTTGAAGCTCTCGGGCGAGGGGCTTTTGGGTAAACAGCAATACGGTATCGATCCAGAAACTGTTGACCGGATTGCCAGCGAAATCAAAGCCGTTCATGACATGGGTGCTGAAGTCTGCATGGTGATCGGCGGCGGGAACATCTTCCGCGGTGTCAAAGGTGCTTCCCAGGGCATGGAGCGCGCAACCGCCGACTATATGGGCATGCTGGCCACCATCATGAACGCCCTTGCTGTTCAGAACGCGTTGGAACGCCATGGCGTTCAGACCCGCGTACAATCCGCCATCCCGATGTCTTCTGTCTGTGAGCCCTATGTGCGCCGCCGCGCGGTCCGTCACATGGAAAAGGGCCGTGTCGTGATCTTTGCTGCGGGCACTGGCAACCCGTTCTTCACCACCGATACTGCTGCTGCATTGCGCGCGGTTGAAATGGGCTGTGATGCGTTGCTCAAGGGCACCCAGGTTGACGGTGTCTACACTGCGGATCCGAAAACCGACCCGACGGCAGAACGCTATGACTCTCTGACCTATATGGAAGTTCTGTCCAAAGATTTGCGTGTTATGGACGCATCGGCTATTTCTTTGGCACGCGAAAATGATATTCCGGTTATTGTATTTTCTTTGCATAATCCGGGTGCCTTCGCAGACGTTGTTTCTGCGAAGGGGACGTTTACGATTATTTCGAATGGAGACTGA
- a CDS encoding phosphatidate cytidylyltransferase: protein MPRVLSAMVMAPVAVAAVWFGSPYFDILLFVFSAGMMWEWSRMCAPNHHNGISVVTAVALAVAMIMYVAGQEEYIVLPIAIGVIIAAARSGANWLLAGFGVLYISVAALSALWLRTQDGDGLLIIMWLFFLVWATDTGGYAFGKTIGGPKLAPRFSPKKTWAGLIGGMVCAGLIGGLVTYFSSDAINWAIVAVSMVLAIIAQIGDLGESALKRRFKVKDSSHLIPGHGGLLDRADGMLSVFPVAFAIICFAGLSLR from the coding sequence ATGCCACGCGTTCTTTCCGCGATGGTTATGGCGCCTGTGGCTGTTGCGGCGGTCTGGTTCGGATCTCCCTATTTTGACATATTACTGTTTGTGTTTTCTGCAGGCATGATGTGGGAATGGTCGCGGATGTGCGCCCCGAACCACCATAACGGCATATCGGTTGTTACCGCCGTTGCGCTTGCGGTTGCGATGATAATGTATGTCGCTGGTCAGGAAGAATACATTGTCTTGCCGATTGCCATCGGTGTGATTATTGCTGCGGCCCGTTCGGGCGCAAACTGGTTGCTTGCCGGGTTTGGTGTTTTGTACATCTCGGTTGCTGCATTGTCAGCGCTTTGGCTGCGCACCCAGGATGGCGACGGTCTTCTGATCATTATGTGGCTGTTCTTCCTTGTCTGGGCGACCGACACAGGCGGTTATGCCTTTGGCAAGACCATCGGCGGACCAAAACTCGCACCACGCTTCAGCCCGAAGAAAACATGGGCGGGGTTGATTGGTGGCATGGTCTGTGCTGGTTTGATCGGTGGATTGGTCACCTATTTCAGTTCCGATGCGATCAATTGGGCGATTGTCGCTGTCAGTATGGTTTTAGCGATCATTGCCCAAATCGGTGATCTTGGTGAATCCGCGCTCAAACGGCGTTTCAAGGTCAAGGACAGCAGTCATCTGATCCCCGGCCATGGCGGATTGCTTGATCGTGCTGACGGGATGTTGTCGGTGTTTCCTGTGGCCTTTGCTATTATCTGTTTCGCAGGGCTTTCTCTGCGTTAA
- the rpsB gene encoding 30S ribosomal protein S2, translating into MALPTFTMRQLMEAGVHFGHHTRRWNPKMKPYIFGARNDIHILNLQETVPMLHRAMQAVRDVTASGGRVLFVGTKRQASPIIADAAKRCGQYYVNHRWLGGMLTNWNTVSNSIKRLKEQDEILNAGAEGLTKKEILNLTRSRDKLERALGGIKDMGGLPDIIVVVDTNKESLAIQDAKNLNIPVVAILDSNSDPANVQFPVPGNDDAIRAIQLYCDLFVGSVLDGIQEEMTASGADLGEAEEVPAEAAAASEAAEEASA; encoded by the coding sequence ATGGCTTTGCCAACCTTTACCATGCGCCAGCTCATGGAAGCTGGTGTCCACTTTGGTCACCACACCCGCCGTTGGAACCCGAAGATGAAACCGTACATCTTTGGTGCCCGCAACGACATTCACATCCTGAACCTGCAGGAAACCGTTCCGATGCTGCATCGTGCGATGCAGGCTGTTCGTGACGTAACCGCTTCGGGTGGTCGTGTTCTCTTCGTCGGTACCAAGCGTCAGGCTTCCCCGATCATCGCAGACGCTGCAAAGCGTTGCGGCCAGTACTATGTGAACCATCGCTGGCTCGGCGGCATGCTGACCAACTGGAACACCGTTTCCAACTCGATCAAGCGCCTCAAAGAACAGGACGAAATCCTGAACGCTGGTGCAGAAGGTCTGACCAAAAAAGAAATCCTGAACCTGACCCGTTCGCGCGACAAGCTTGAGCGCGCTCTCGGCGGTATTAAGGACATGGGTGGTCTTCCCGACATTATCGTCGTGGTTGACACCAACAAAGAATCGCTTGCTATTCAGGATGCCAAAAACCTGAACATCCCGGTTGTTGCGATCCTCGACTCCAACTCTGATCCGGCAAACGTTCAGTTCCCGGTTCCGGGCAACGACGACGCGATCCGCGCAATCCAGCTGTATTGCGATCTGTTCGTTGGTTCCGTTCTGGACGGCATCCAGGAAGAAATGACTGCTTCTGGCGCAGACCTTGGCGAAGCGGAAGAAGTTCCGGCCGAGGCAGCTGCTGCTTCCGAAGCTGCAGAAGAAGCTTCCGCATAA
- the dnaE gene encoding DNA polymerase III subunit alpha: MENGFVHLRVHTNYSLAEGAITTKELAKLCAADGQPAVAMTDTDNMFGALDFAGVLSGAGIQPILGVQMGVERYGDKPAVGKIAREPMPDRLVLIAQNKEGYFNLLKIVSRAHMTSEAGSEPKALYEHIRKYADHIICLTGGPTGPLARLLGEEQVEKAESCLSELNDIFGDRLYIELQRHGEPLEEQVEPGLIKLAYDHDVPLVATNNCYFPTVDMYEAHDVFICVGQGAVVGQEDRWKLTPDHRFKSAAEMRDLFADIPEACDNTILIAKRCSWHVEKIDPILPPFDCGEGRTEVDELRHMSEEGLKGRLEKYVFTDEMSDAEKEEIAKPYWERLDYELGIINQMGFPGYFLIVADFIQWAKDHEIPVGPGRGSGAGSLVAYALLITDLDPLRFSLLFERFLNPERVSMPDFDVDFCQDRRGEVIEYVQKKYGHDRVAQIITFGKLQAKAAVRDVGRVLSIPYGYVDKICKMIPGDPAKPIPLKEAIDMEPDLRRIAREDPDIDRLLSIAMQIEGLYRNSSTHAAGVVIGDRDLDELVPIYRDPRSDMPVTQFNMKYVENAGLVKFDFLGLKTLTVIIEAVNLMRLRKDVPQDFDISAIPLDDRPAFKLLSAAETVGVFQLESQGMQDVLRGLKPDTLEDIIAVVALYRPGPMDNIPHYIARKHGQEEPDYMHPMLQPILEETYGIMIYQEQVMELAQIMAGYSLGGADLLRRAMGKKIAEEMEKQRSLFVDGAEKNGVDRGQASDIFDQVAKFASYGFNKSHAAAYALVAYQTAYLKANYPVEFMAALMTLDMHNTEKLAIFKQEVERLEIEILPPCVNNSQVAFSVENHDGVRKIRYALAAVRNVGDAAMESLVAEREANGPFKDITDFASRIDSRAVNKRLLENLVRAGALDCLASNRKVMFENVDKVIAVAQREMHARNDDQISMFGDSSGFGKDQIRLPDERDWVPMEKLTEEFSAIGFYLSAHPLDTFGKSIQRIGIAPIKELPARMRASNKGTIRLAGTLINAREMISKKNGSKFAFVMFSDPTGSFEVAFWAEAWAAYKEIINAGRPVLLNVSAEMREGQLRIQGQRVEDLEQAVAGAAEGIRIRLNRPDPVEEIRQLLEQAGRGRGLVSLSTVCDDGRMAEIELEENYKVGPSLIGAIGAIPGVEFAEEI, translated from the coding sequence ATGGAAAATGGTTTCGTCCATCTTCGTGTACACACCAACTATTCGCTGGCCGAAGGTGCGATCACGACCAAGGAGCTTGCCAAACTCTGTGCTGCTGACGGCCAACCTGCCGTTGCGATGACCGATACGGACAACATGTTTGGCGCGCTTGATTTTGCCGGTGTGCTCAGCGGTGCCGGCATTCAGCCGATCCTTGGCGTGCAGATGGGCGTGGAGCGTTACGGCGACAAACCCGCTGTTGGCAAAATCGCTCGCGAACCGATGCCGGACCGCCTTGTTCTGATTGCCCAGAACAAGGAAGGCTATTTCAACCTGCTGAAAATCGTTTCGCGCGCCCACATGACGTCCGAAGCCGGCAGCGAGCCAAAGGCCCTTTACGAACATATCCGCAAATATGCCGACCACATCATCTGCCTGACCGGTGGCCCGACCGGGCCTCTTGCGCGTTTGCTGGGCGAAGAACAGGTTGAAAAGGCCGAAAGCTGCTTATCCGAGCTCAATGACATCTTTGGTGACCGCCTCTACATCGAATTGCAGCGCCATGGCGAACCGCTTGAAGAACAGGTCGAACCCGGCCTGATCAAGCTGGCCTATGATCATGATGTACCGCTGGTCGCGACCAATAATTGTTATTTCCCGACGGTCGATATGTACGAAGCCCATGACGTCTTTATCTGCGTCGGGCAGGGGGCGGTTGTTGGTCAGGAAGACCGCTGGAAACTGACCCCCGATCACCGTTTCAAGTCGGCGGCTGAAATGCGCGATCTGTTCGCCGACATTCCCGAGGCCTGCGACAATACGATTTTGATCGCCAAGCGTTGCTCCTGGCACGTTGAAAAAATCGACCCGATCTTGCCGCCCTTTGATTGCGGCGAAGGCCGCACCGAAGTCGACGAACTCCGACACATGTCCGAAGAGGGCCTGAAAGGCCGTCTCGAAAAATACGTCTTCACCGATGAAATGTCGGATGCGGAAAAGGAAGAAATCGCCAAGCCTTACTGGGAACGCCTTGATTACGAGCTTGGCATCATAAACCAGATGGGCTTCCCGGGTTACTTCCTGATCGTTGCCGACTTCATCCAGTGGGCAAAGGATCATGAAATTCCGGTCGGGCCGGGCCGTGGTTCGGGTGCGGGGTCGCTCGTGGCTTATGCGCTTTTGATTACGGACCTAGATCCGCTGCGATTTTCGCTTCTGTTCGAACGCTTCCTGAACCCGGAACGTGTGTCGATGCCTGACTTTGACGTCGACTTCTGTCAGGACCGGCGCGGCGAGGTGATCGAATACGTTCAGAAAAAATACGGCCATGACCGTGTCGCACAGATCATCACCTTTGGTAAGTTGCAGGCAAAGGCCGCTGTGCGTGACGTCGGGCGCGTTTTGTCGATCCCCTATGGCTATGTCGACAAGATCTGTAAAATGATCCCGGGCGATCCGGCCAAGCCGATCCCGCTGAAAGAAGCCATTGATATGGAACCGGACCTTCGCCGCATCGCGCGCGAAGATCCCGATATTGATCGCCTGCTGTCGATCGCCATGCAGATTGAAGGCCTTTATCGTAACTCATCGACTCACGCGGCAGGTGTGGTGATCGGTGACCGTGACCTTGATGAACTGGTCCCGATCTATCGCGATCCGCGCTCGGACATGCCGGTGACCCAGTTCAACATGAAGTATGTTGAAAATGCCGGTCTGGTGAAGTTTGACTTCCTGGGTCTTAAGACCCTGACGGTGATTATCGAGGCCGTCAATTTGATGCGTCTTCGCAAAGACGTTCCGCAAGACTTTGATATCAGTGCAATTCCCCTTGATGACCGCCCGGCCTTCAAGCTCCTGTCAGCCGCCGAAACCGTCGGCGTGTTCCAGCTTGAATCCCAGGGCATGCAGGATGTCTTGCGCGGGCTAAAGCCCGATACGCTCGAAGATATTATCGCTGTCGTGGCGCTGTATCGTCCGGGCCCGATGGACAACATTCCGCACTACATCGCGCGTAAGCACGGTCAGGAAGAACCTGATTATATGCACCCGATGTTGCAGCCGATCCTCGAAGAAACCTATGGCATCATGATCTATCAGGAGCAAGTCATGGAACTTGCCCAGATCATGGCGGGCTACTCGCTTGGTGGTGCTGACCTGTTGCGCCGTGCAATGGGTAAGAAGATCGCCGAGGAAATGGAAAAACAGCGCAGCCTGTTTGTCGATGGCGCGGAAAAGAACGGCGTTGATCGCGGGCAGGCATCTGACATTTTTGATCAGGTTGCCAAATTCGCATCTTACGGCTTTAACAAATCCCACGCGGCGGCTTATGCGCTGGTGGCCTATCAGACGGCATATCTCAAGGCGAACTACCCGGTCGAGTTCATGGCCGCGTTGATGACGCTTGATATGCATAACACCGAAAAGCTGGCGATTTTCAAACAGGAAGTCGAACGGCTTGAAATTGAAATCCTGCCGCCATGTGTGAACAATTCCCAAGTCGCGTTTTCGGTTGAAAACCACGATGGTGTGCGCAAGATCCGTTATGCGCTGGCCGCGGTTCGAAATGTCGGCGATGCCGCGATGGAAAGCCTGGTGGCCGAACGCGAAGCCAACGGACCGTTCAAGGACATCACCGATTTCGCATCGCGCATCGACAGCCGCGCGGTCAATAAACGCCTGCTTGAAAACCTTGTACGGGCAGGGGCTCTGGATTGCCTCGCGTCCAACCGCAAGGTCATGTTTGAAAATGTCGATAAGGTCATCGCCGTTGCCCAGCGCGAAATGCATGCGCGCAATGACGATCAGATTTCGATGTTTGGCGACAGCAGCGGCTTTGGCAAGGATCAGATCCGTCTGCCTGATGAACGCGACTGGGTCCCGATGGAAAAACTGACCGAGGAATTCTCGGCCATTGGGTTCTATTTGTCGGCCCATCCGCTTGATACATTTGGCAAAAGCATCCAGCGCATAGGCATCGCCCCGATCAAGGAATTGCCGGCCCGCATGCGTGCATCCAACAAGGGCACCATCCGTCTGGCCGGAACCCTGATCAACGCACGTGAAATGATCTCGAAAAAGAACGGCTCGAAATTCGCCTTTGTCATGTTCTCGGACCCGACCGGCAGTTTCGAAGTCGCCTTCTGGGCCGAGGCATGGGCGGCGTATAAGGAAATCATCAATGCCGGACGCCCGGTCTTGCTTAACGTTTCTGCTGAAATGCGCGAAGGCCAATTGCGCATTCAGGGCCAGCGCGTCGAAGACCTTGAACAGGCGGTTGCCGGTGCCGCCGAAGGCATTCGAATTCGTCTGAACCGTCCTGATCCCGTCGAGGAAATTCGCCAGTTGCTTGAACAGGCGGGCCGGGGGCGTGGTCTTGTCAGTCTGTCAACGGTTTGCGATGATGGTCGCATGGCCGAGATCGAGCTTGAAGAAAACTACAAGGTCGGCCCATCCCTGATCGGCGCAATTGGCGCGATTCCAGGTGTGGAATTTGCCGAAGAAATCTGA
- a CDS encoding 1-deoxy-D-xylulose-5-phosphate reductoisomerase: MTLKKSVSVFGVTGSIGASTVDVLKSHTDKYVVEAVTAHRNVDALAKAAIELGAKCAVIGDPSCFADLRDALAGRGIEIAAGEDALIAAAERPSDIVIAAIVGAAGLKPTLAAIRRGARIGLANKETLVCAGALMTAEISRHGATLIPVDSEHSAIFQVLEDREETRIDRILLTASGGPFREWSLKDMQSVTRVQALAHPNWEMGAKISIDSATMMNKGLELIEAWHLFPVAEEQIEIVVHPQSVVHSMVEYPDGSVLAQLGSPDMRTPIAYALSWPDRIKVDAPRLDFATIGRLNFEAPDTNRFPALRLARQALREGGTLPTVLNAANEVAVEAFLNDRIGFLEIAATVEKVMTRLGSEPLTSLEQVFETDAMVRRETSACLVSAS, from the coding sequence ATGACTTTGAAGAAATCCGTCAGTGTCTTTGGTGTTACCGGTTCCATCGGGGCCAGCACAGTTGATGTTTTGAAGTCCCACACTGACAAATATGTTGTCGAAGCTGTAACGGCGCATCGCAATGTCGATGCATTGGCCAAGGCCGCTATCGAACTTGGTGCCAAATGCGCCGTGATCGGCGATCCTTCGTGTTTTGCTGACCTTCGCGATGCTCTGGCGGGGAGGGGCATTGAAATCGCTGCCGGCGAAGACGCGCTGATCGCGGCTGCTGAACGTCCCTCTGACATAGTGATTGCTGCAATCGTTGGGGCAGCTGGCCTTAAACCGACGCTGGCGGCCATTCGCCGCGGTGCGCGCATCGGACTTGCCAATAAGGAAACGCTGGTCTGTGCCGGCGCCTTGATGACGGCGGAAATTTCCAGGCATGGTGCGACGCTGATCCCGGTTGATTCCGAACATAGTGCGATTTTCCAGGTTCTCGAGGATCGCGAAGAAACGCGCATCGACCGTATCCTTTTAACCGCGTCGGGCGGTCCGTTCCGGGAATGGTCGTTAAAGGACATGCAATCTGTTACCCGGGTACAGGCTTTGGCACACCCGAATTGGGAAATGGGCGCAAAGATTTCTATCGATTCTGCGACCATGATGAACAAAGGCCTTGAACTGATAGAGGCTTGGCACCTGTTCCCGGTGGCCGAGGAACAGATTGAAATTGTCGTGCATCCCCAGTCAGTTGTTCACAGCATGGTGGAATATCCTGATGGTTCCGTGCTCGCGCAACTGGGGTCTCCCGATATGCGTACGCCAATTGCTTATGCGCTTTCATGGCCGGATCGGATCAAAGTGGACGCACCGCGTCTTGATTTTGCCACGATCGGGCGTTTGAACTTCGAGGCGCCGGATACAAATCGTTTCCCGGCTCTTCGTCTGGCACGACAGGCCTTGCGGGAAGGTGGCACGCTGCCTACTGTTCTGAACGCTGCCAACGAAGTCGCCGTCGAAGCGTTCCTTAACGACAGAATCGGCTTCCTTGAAATCGCCGCGACTGTCGAAAAGGTCATGACAAGGCTTGGAAGCGAACCGCTGACCAGCCTTGAACAGGTATTTGAAACAGATGCAATGGTGCGCCGGGAAACTTCGGCGTGTCTTGTGTCGGCTTCTTAG
- the rseP gene encoding RIP metalloprotease RseP produces the protein METLLAFLFVLSVLVFVHEYGHYWVAIKNGVKVEAFSIGFGPELFGWQDKKGTRWKVSLIPLGGYVKMFGDMNPASAGGRDDLDAEEAKHAFHHKGVAARAAIVFAGPLANFIFAIIVFTFLFAAVGQQRALPVVGEVLENSPASVAGLMADDRITAINGQPVEWFSELSDIVRANPGQPISVTVQRDSEIVDLAVTPEAVEVDEGAMTATVGRLGITAGDFETSRTGVVESVGRAFETTYSLTTQTFSALGEMISGDRDSSELGGPIRIAQMSGQVAEGGIAPLLFFMGYLSISLGLINLMPVPVLDGGHLVFYAIEAIRGKPLGAKAQEYGFRIGAGLVFSLIIFATWNDLTQLGVFSFLKGLAG, from the coding sequence ATGGAAACCTTACTTGCTTTTCTTTTTGTGCTCTCGGTACTCGTGTTCGTTCACGAATATGGTCACTACTGGGTGGCAATCAAAAACGGCGTGAAGGTCGAAGCCTTTTCAATCGGGTTTGGTCCCGAACTTTTCGGTTGGCAGGATAAAAAGGGTACCCGCTGGAAAGTCAGCCTGATCCCGCTTGGCGGTTACGTCAAAATGTTTGGCGATATGAACCCTGCCAGTGCCGGTGGTCGCGATGACCTTGACGCCGAAGAAGCAAAACACGCCTTCCATCACAAAGGGGTCGCCGCACGCGCGGCCATCGTTTTTGCCGGACCTTTGGCCAACTTCATCTTTGCCATCATCGTCTTTACATTCCTGTTTGCCGCTGTCGGACAACAACGTGCCTTGCCGGTTGTTGGCGAGGTTCTTGAAAACAGCCCGGCATCTGTTGCTGGCCTGATGGCTGATGACCGCATCACCGCGATCAATGGTCAGCCGGTTGAATGGTTTTCTGAGCTTTCTGACATTGTGCGTGCAAATCCCGGGCAACCGATTTCCGTCACGGTCCAACGCGACAGCGAAATCGTTGATCTTGCCGTAACGCCCGAAGCCGTCGAAGTCGATGAGGGGGCTATGACCGCGACCGTCGGACGCCTTGGCATCACCGCTGGTGACTTTGAGACGAGCCGCACCGGGGTTGTGGAATCGGTCGGTCGCGCGTTTGAGACGACCTATTCATTGACCACGCAGACCTTCTCGGCACTCGGCGAAATGATCAGTGGTGATCGTGATAGCTCTGAACTGGGCGGGCCGATCCGGATCGCGCAAATGTCAGGGCAGGTGGCCGAAGGGGGCATCGCACCGCTTCTGTTCTTTATGGGCTATCTTTCCATCAGCCTTGGGTTGATCAACCTGATGCCTGTTCCGGTCTTGGATGGTGGTCATCTTGTGTTCTACGCGATTGAGGCAATTCGCGGTAAGCCATTGGGGGCAAAAGCACAAGAATATGGTTTCCGTATCGGCGCGGGTTTGGTATTCAGCTTAATAATTTTCGCAACGTGGAACGATTTGACGCAATTGGGTGTCTTTAGTTTCCTCAAAGGACTTGCTGGCTAA
- the frr gene encoding ribosome recycling factor: protein MEGAVEVLHKEFTGLRTGRASVSLLEPVMVEAYGVPTPLNQVASVSVPESRMLSVQVWDKSMVKAVEKAIRDSGLGLNPAADGTLVRVPIPALNEERRTELSKVAGKYAEQAKISVRNVRRDGMDQLKKWEKDGDISKDEMHDEEKEVQKLTDKVIGEIDEALAHKEQEIMQV from the coding sequence ATGGAAGGGGCTGTGGAAGTATTGCACAAGGAGTTCACCGGTCTGCGTACCGGGCGTGCCAGTGTGAGCCTTCTGGAACCGGTCATGGTTGAAGCCTATGGCGTTCCGACCCCGCTTAATCAGGTGGCATCGGTCAGTGTTCCAGAATCCCGTATGCTTTCGGTTCAGGTTTGGGACAAGTCGATGGTCAAGGCCGTCGAAAAAGCCATCCGTGATTCGGGCCTTGGCCTGAACCCGGCTGCTGATGGCACGCTTGTTCGCGTTCCGATCCCGGCACTTAACGAAGAACGTCGTACCGAACTTTCCAAGGTTGCCGGCAAATATGCCGAGCAGGCCAAGATTTCGGTTCGTAACGTCCGTCGCGATGGCATGGATCAGCTGAAAAAATGGGAAAAGGACGGTGACATCTCCAAGGACGAGATGCACGACGAAGAAAAAGAAGTCCAGAAGCTGACCGACAAGGTCATCGGCGAGATCGACGAAGCACTCGCCCACAAAGAACAGGAAATCATGCAAGTCTGA